The Bdellovibrio sp. GT3 genome contains the following window.
TCGTATGGATCTAAATAAAGAAGGCAATCGTCTGGATTCTGACGGTGTGAAACTTGTCGCTACGACAATGGCTAAAAACGTTGCTGACCGCGCGATCCAGGTTCTGGGTGGTTACGGTTATGTGGGCGAGTACGTGGTTGAAAGACTTTGGAGAGACGCAAAATTGCTTGAGATCGGTGGCGGCACATTGGAAGCACACCAAAAAAATATCACTCGCGATTTGGCTAAAAATCCTGAGTCCTTGTACAAGTAGCTGACTTGCACTCCGGCTCCGCCGGAGTAGATAGGCCCTATATGTTTCCCTACGGTCCTGAGATCGAAATCAATGTGAACTTGAAAATGAATTACAAAGTGGTACTTGAGAAATTGGGACCACTTCTGACGGCGGATCGATTGCAAAAAATCGATCGCGTTGTTGCGCAACGAAACTTCGATACAGCCGTGGTTTTGGAAAGCATTTATGACCGCGGCAATATTTCTGCCGTGATGAGATCTGCCGAGGGTCTTGGCTTCGGTAATTTTCACGTTATTGAAACTCAGGAAAAGTTCAAAGAATCTGCACGGGTCACCCAGGGTGCTGACAAGTGGGTGGAAGTCAAAAAATGGCAAAACACCACGGATTGCGTGAAAAAGCTTAAGTCTCAAGGTTACAAAATCTATGTCACTCATTTGGATGCGCGTTCCAAGCCCTTGCACGAAGTGGATTTCTCAGGAAAAACCGCTTTGGTTTTGGGGAATGAAAAGAACGGTGTGAGTCCCGAAATGGTGGCCGCCGCTGACGAATGTATCATTATTCCCATGACGGGCTTCGTTCAGAGCTTCAATATCTCTGTGGCCGGCGCCCTGAGTCTTTACCATATCTCCCAAGACCGTATGAAACGGGGCGGGGGCAATGCTTCTCTAACGACAGAGGAGCAGGATATTCTGCGTGCTTACTATTATCTGCGCACTCAGGATTCTGGCTTCCAATATCTTGAAGAACTTTTTGCAAGAGGACACATAAAGGCTTAGACTTTTTCTCATAGGGAGGACTTATGAGAAAATGGATTTTTCTTTTGCCTTTGATCGTCGCTGCTTGCGCCGAAAAAAGTGTAAACCCGGAAGCAGCACCCTCAGCGGTGAATAATCCTTCAGTTTCTGAAACAGACAAAACCAAACTGCCATTCTTTATGACCATGCCAAAGGCTA
Protein-coding sequences here:
- a CDS encoding TrmH family RNA methyltransferase, with product MFPYGPEIEINVNLKMNYKVVLEKLGPLLTADRLQKIDRVVAQRNFDTAVVLESIYDRGNISAVMRSAEGLGFGNFHVIETQEKFKESARVTQGADKWVEVKKWQNTTDCVKKLKSQGYKIYVTHLDARSKPLHEVDFSGKTALVLGNEKNGVSPEMVAAADECIIIPMTGFVQSFNISVAGALSLYHISQDRMKRGGGNASLTTEEQDILRAYYYLRTQDSGFQYLEELFARGHIKA